A part of Brassica rapa cultivar Chiifu-401-42 chromosome A05, CAAS_Brap_v3.01, whole genome shotgun sequence genomic DNA contains:
- the LOC103869576 gene encoding uncharacterized protein LOC103869576: protein MIFPESSHQRISFAGDLGQSDKALTIEQQQQPSGVVRRDTTLLDSEFEFHTSRSFDSSPADEIFADGMILPFQATSSMPKRRYKYELPPIVSSIPPPPPPPPPLPSPQQSRKYCHKETPVAETSSKSFWSFSRSSSLNCDIKKSLICSFPRLTRSISTGSVMNSKRAMLRDVDKHSSLRHGGAPRPQTDPSACPPSSCCSSYQSGLGSILRLSKDKKTKNTK, encoded by the coding sequence ATGATCTTTCCGGAGTCAAGTCACCAGCGGATATCGTTCGCGGGCGATCTCGGCCAATCAGATAAAGCACTTACAattgaacaacaacaacagccaTCAGGAGTGGTTAGAAGAGACACAACACTTTTAGATTCAGAATTCGAGTTCCACACTTCAAGAAGCTTTGATTCCTCACCAGCTGATGAGATCTTCGCTGATGGGATGATCCTTCCTTTCCAAGCAACATCCTCCATGCCAAAACGTCGTTACAAGTACGAGCTCCCTCCTATCGTCTCCTCtattcctcctcctcctcctcctccgccgccatTGCCATCACCGCAACAGTCGAGAAAATACTGCCACAAGGAGACTCCCGTGGCAGAGACATCATCAAAGTCGTTTTGGAGCTTCAGTAGAAGCTCGAGCCTTAACTGCGATATAAAGAAGAGTCTTATATGTTCCTTTCCTCGTTTGACAAGAAGCATTTCCACAGGATCAGTGATGAATTCGAAGAGGGCAATGCTTAGGGACGTTGACAAGCATAGCTCGCTGAGACATGGAGGAGCCCCACGTCCACAAACAGATCCTTCAGCTTGTCCTCCCTCTTCCTGCTGCAGCTCGTATCAGTCTGGATTAGGATCTATCTTACGACTTTCGAAAGATAAGAAGACCAAGAACACAAAGTAG